The Streptomyces sp. NBC_01142 genomic interval GCCTGATGAAGCTGTAAGGGGTCGCTGAATCGTGGAGAACCTGATTGCGCTGCTCATCGCGGCGCCTCTGCTCGGAGCGGCGGTCCTGCTGTGCGGCGGCCGACGCCTCGACCGCATCGGCCACTGGCTCGGCACGCTCTTCGCCGCCGCCTCGTTCGTGATCGGCGCGGTGCTCTTCAGCGCCATGCTGGGCTACGACACCGACGCGCGGTCCATGCACCAGTATCTGTTCAGCTGGATCCCCGTCGAGGGCTTCCAGGCGGATGTCGCCTTCCAGCTCGACCAGCTGTCGATGACGTTCGTCCTGCTGATCACCGGTGTGGGCACCCTGATCCACATCTACTCCATCGGGTACATGGAGCACGACGAGCGGCGCCGCCGCTTCTTCGGCTACCTGAACCTCTTCCTCGCGGCGATGCTGCTGCTGGTCCTCGCCGACAACTACCTCCTGCTGTACGTCGGCTGGGAGGGCGTCGGTCTCGCCTCGTACCTGCTCATCGGATTCTGGCAGCACAAGCCCAGCGCGGCGACGGCGGCGAAGAAGGCCTTCCTGGTCAACCGCGTCGGCGACATGGGTCTCTCGATCGCGATCATGCTGATGTTCACCACCTTCGGGACCTTCACCTTCGGTTCTGTGCTGGGCTCCACGGACGAGACGAGCGAGGGCATGCTGACGGCCATCGGCCTGCTGCTGCTGCTCGCCGCCTGCGGCAAGTCCGCACAGGTGCCGCTGCAGTCCTGGCTCGGTGACGCGATGGAGGGCCCGACCCCGGTCTCGGCCCTGATCCACGCGGCGACCATGGTGACCGCCGGCGTCTACCTCATCACCCGGTCCGGAGCGATCTTCAACGGCGCGCCCGACGCGCAGTTGGCGGTCGTGGTGGTCGGCGCGGTGACGCTCCTCTTCGGTGCGATCGTCGGTTGCGCGAAGGACGACATCAAGAAGGCGCTGGCCGGTTCGACGATGTCGCAGATCGGCTACATGATCCTGGCGGCCGGCCTCGGTCCGATCGGCTACGTCTTCGCGATCATGCACCTGGTGACGCACGGCTTCTTCAAGGCCGGGCTCTTCCTCGGCGCGGGCTCCGTGATGCACGGCATGAACGACGAGGTCGACATGCGCAAGTACGGCGGTCTGCGGAAGTACATGCCGGTGACGTTCGTGACCTTCGGGCTCGGCTATCTCGCCATCATCGGCTTCCCGGGTCTGTCCGGCTTCTTCTCCAAGGACAAGATCATCGAGGCCGCGTTCGCCAAGGGCGGCACGGAGGGCTGGATTCTCGGCGCCGTCACGCTGCTGGGCGCGGCCATCACCGCGTACTACATGACGCGCGTGATGATCCTGACGTTCTTCGGCGAGAAGCGCTGGCAGCCGGCCCCCGACCCGGGCACGGCACCGAGTGTGGAACCCGGCATCGAGGTCCACCCCGGCGAGATGCCGCACCCGCACGAGTCGCCGAAGTCGATGACCATTCCGATGGTGCTGCTCGCCTTCGGATCCGTCTTCGCCGGTGGCCTGTTCAGCCTCAACGACGCGTTCGTGAACTGGCTCAAGCCCGTCACGGAGTTCGAGCACGGCCACCCGCCGATCGGCGCGGCCGCCATCACGACCGCCACGGTCGCGGTGATGGTCATCGGCGTGGGCCTGGCCTACGCCCAGTACGGGCGGCGTCCCGTTCCCACGGTCGCCCCGCGAGGGAGTGTGCTCACCCGGGCCGCCCGCCGCGATCTCCTCCAGGACGACTTCAACCATGTGGTCCTGGTCCGCGGCGGCGAGCACCTCACCCGCTCCCTGGTGTACGTCGACCACACCCTGGTCGACGGCGTGGTCAATGGCACGGCCGCCTCGGTCGGCGGACTCTCCAGCCGGCTGCGCAAGCTGCAGAACGGCTACGCCCGCTCGTACGCGGTCTCGATGTTCGGAGGTACGGCGGTGCTGATCGCCGCGACCCTGCTGATGAGGGCGGTGTAACTGTCATGTCCTTCCCGCTCCTTACGGCGACTGCGGCCCTTCCGGCGGTCGGTGCGATCGTCACCGCCGCCGTACCTGCCGCGAGGCGCACCGCCGCCAAGTGGCTGGCGCTGCTCTTCTCGCTCGCCACGCTCGTGCTGGCCGCGGTCGTGCTGGTCCGCTTCGAGCCCGGCGGCGACCGCTACCAGCTCACCGAGTCCCACGCCTGGATCGCGGACTTCGGCGTCCGGTACGAACTGGGTGTGGACGGCATCGGGGTGGCGCTGATGGCGCTGACCGCCCTGCTGATCCCCTTTGTGATCCTCGCGGGCTGGCACGACGCCGACCCCCTGGAGACGAAGAGTTCCCGCTGGCGGCCGACCCAGGGCTTCTTCGCCCTGATCCTGATGGTCGAGGCGATGGTGATCCTCTCCTTCGAGGCCACCGACGTCTTCCTCTTCTACATCCTGTTCGAAGCCATGCTCATCCCGATGTACTTCCTCATCGGCGGCTTCGGGGACCGGGCGGCCCCCTCCCAGTTCGCCGCTACCGCGGCGGGCGGCGGCGACGAGGCGGCGGCGACCCAGCGGTCGTACGCGGCCGTGAAGTTCCTGCTCTACAACCTGGTCGGCGGACTGATCATGCTGGCCGCCGTCATCGGGCTCTATGTCGTCGCGGGGAGCTTCTCGCTCTCCGAGATCGCCGAGGCCCGGGCGAGCGGCCGGCTGGACATGGCGACCAACACCGAGCGGCTGCTCTTCCTCGGGTTCTTCTTCGCCTTCGCGGTGAAGGCGCCGCTGTGGCCGCTGCACACCTGGCTGCCCAACGCCATGGGCGAGGCGACCGCCCCGGTCGCCGTGCTGATCACCGCGGTCGTCGACAAGGTCGGCACGTTCGCGATGCTGCGCTTCTGCCTCCAGCTCTTCCCGGAGGCGAGCAAGTGGGCGACACCCGTGATCCTGGGGCTTGCGCTGATCAGCATTGTGTACGGAGCGCTGCTCGCGGTCGGCCAGCGCGACATCAAGCGGCTGATCGCGTACGCCTCGATCTCGCACTTCGGCTTCATCATCATGGGCATCTTCGCGATGACCAGCCAGGGCCAGTCGGGCGCGACGCTCTACATGATCAACCACGGGATCTCGACGGCCGCGCTGATGCTGGTGGCCGGGTTCCTGATCTCGCGGCGCGGCTCGCGGCTCATCGCGGACTACGGCGGGGTGCAGAAGGTCGCCCCGGTGCTCGCCGGAACCTTCCTGATCGGCGGCCTGGCCACGCTCT includes:
- the nuoL gene encoding NADH-quinone oxidoreductase subunit L, which codes for MENLIALLIAAPLLGAAVLLCGGRRLDRIGHWLGTLFAAASFVIGAVLFSAMLGYDTDARSMHQYLFSWIPVEGFQADVAFQLDQLSMTFVLLITGVGTLIHIYSIGYMEHDERRRRFFGYLNLFLAAMLLLVLADNYLLLYVGWEGVGLASYLLIGFWQHKPSAATAAKKAFLVNRVGDMGLSIAIMLMFTTFGTFTFGSVLGSTDETSEGMLTAIGLLLLLAACGKSAQVPLQSWLGDAMEGPTPVSALIHAATMVTAGVYLITRSGAIFNGAPDAQLAVVVVGAVTLLFGAIVGCAKDDIKKALAGSTMSQIGYMILAAGLGPIGYVFAIMHLVTHGFFKAGLFLGAGSVMHGMNDEVDMRKYGGLRKYMPVTFVTFGLGYLAIIGFPGLSGFFSKDKIIEAAFAKGGTEGWILGAVTLLGAAITAYYMTRVMILTFFGEKRWQPAPDPGTAPSVEPGIEVHPGEMPHPHESPKSMTIPMVLLAFGSVFAGGLFSLNDAFVNWLKPVTEFEHGHPPIGAAAITTATVAVMVIGVGLAYAQYGRRPVPTVAPRGSVLTRAARRDLLQDDFNHVVLVRGGEHLTRSLVYVDHTLVDGVVNGTAASVGGLSSRLRKLQNGYARSYAVSMFGGTAVLIAATLLMRAV
- a CDS encoding NADH-quinone oxidoreductase subunit M, which translates into the protein MSFPLLTATAALPAVGAIVTAAVPAARRTAAKWLALLFSLATLVLAAVVLVRFEPGGDRYQLTESHAWIADFGVRYELGVDGIGVALMALTALLIPFVILAGWHDADPLETKSSRWRPTQGFFALILMVEAMVILSFEATDVFLFYILFEAMLIPMYFLIGGFGDRAAPSQFAATAAGGGDEAAATQRSYAAVKFLLYNLVGGLIMLAAVIGLYVVAGSFSLSEIAEARASGRLDMATNTERLLFLGFFFAFAVKAPLWPLHTWLPNAMGEATAPVAVLITAVVDKVGTFAMLRFCLQLFPEASKWATPVILGLALISIVYGALLAVGQRDIKRLIAYASISHFGFIIMGIFAMTSQGQSGATLYMINHGISTAALMLVAGFLISRRGSRLIADYGGVQKVAPVLAGTFLIGGLATLSLPGLAPFVSEFLVLVGTFARYPVVGIIATFGIVLAALYTLVLYQRTMTGPVKTEVRGMPDLKLRELVVITPLIALLLFLGVYPKPLTEIVNPAVEHTMSDVQKKDPKPEVEAAK